A part of Pseudomonas leptonychotis genomic DNA contains:
- the ltaE gene encoding low-specificity L-threonine aldolase, with translation MPVIDLRSDTVTQPTPGMREAMQAAELGDDVYGEDPTVNRLEQYLADELGFAAALFVPTGTMSNLLGLMAHCARGDEYIVGQQAHTYKYEGGGAAVLGSIQPQPIEGEADGSLDLVKVEAAIKQDDFHFARTRLLALENTMQGKVLPQAYLQAARELCTRRGLALHLDGARLYNAAVKLSVPPRDITQYFDSVSVCLSKGLGAPVGSVLCGSAELVGKARRLRKMVGGGMRQAGMLAAAGLYALQHQVARLAEDHANAERLAAGLRELGFEVEPVQTNMVYAHVGDQAGALKAFCAERGIVLTAAPRLRMVTHLDIAPADIDQVVAAFADFRRN, from the coding sequence ATGCCCGTTATCGACCTGCGCAGCGACACCGTCACTCAGCCGACCCCCGGTATGCGCGAGGCCATGCAGGCCGCCGAACTGGGCGATGACGTGTATGGCGAAGACCCTACAGTTAATCGTCTGGAGCAGTATCTGGCCGATGAGCTGGGCTTTGCTGCTGCGCTGTTCGTACCGACCGGCACCATGAGCAATCTGCTCGGGCTGATGGCGCATTGCGCACGGGGCGATGAATACATCGTCGGTCAGCAGGCGCACACTTATAAATACGAAGGCGGCGGTGCGGCGGTGCTCGGTTCGATCCAGCCGCAACCGATCGAAGGCGAGGCGGATGGCTCGCTCGACCTAGTCAAGGTCGAGGCGGCGATCAAACAGGATGACTTCCACTTCGCTCGTACTCGCCTGCTGGCGCTGGAAAACACCATGCAAGGCAAGGTGTTGCCGCAAGCCTATCTGCAAGCTGCGCGTGAGCTGTGCACACGGCGCGGCCTGGCCCTGCATCTGGACGGTGCGCGTTTGTATAACGCGGCAGTCAAGCTGAGCGTGCCGCCGCGTGACATCACCCAGTATTTCGATTCGGTCTCGGTGTGCCTGTCCAAGGGGCTTGGCGCACCGGTTGGTTCGGTGTTGTGTGGCTCAGCTGAGTTGGTCGGCAAGGCGAGGCGTTTGCGCAAGATGGTCGGCGGTGGCATGCGTCAGGCCGGCATGCTCGCTGCGGCTGGCTTGTATGCCTTGCAGCATCAGGTGGCGCGTTTGGCTGAGGATCACGCTAATGCCGAGCGGTTGGCGGCTGGCTTGCGTGAGTTGGGCTTTGAGGTCGAGCCGGTACAGACCAATATGGTTTACGCGCATGTTGGCGACCAGGCCGGCGCGCTGAAGGCCTTTTGCGCCGAGCGTGGGATCGTGTTGACTGCCGCGCCGCGTCTACGCATGGTCACGCACCTGGATATTGCGCCTGCGGATATTGATCAGGTGGTTGCCGCTTTTGCGGATTTCCGTCGAAATTGA
- the alaS gene encoding alanine--tRNA ligase, giving the protein MKSAEIREAFLSFFEQKGHTRVASSSLIPGNDPTLLFTNAGMNQFKDCFLGLEKRAYTRAATSQKCVRAGGKHNDLENVGYTARHHTFFEMLGNFSFGDYFKRDAIHFAWEFLTGDAWLNLPKEKLWVTVYATDDEAFDIWTREVGVPVERMIRIGDNKGAPYASDNFWTMGDTGPCGPCTEIFFDHGEHIWGGPPGSPEEDGDRYIEIWNNVFMQFNRTADGVLHPLPAPSVDTGMGLERVSAVLQHVNSNYEIDLFQSLLNAAAKAIGCNNEAQASLKVVADHIRSCGFLIADGVTPSNEGRGYVLRRIIRRACRHGNKLGATGSFFYQIVAALVAEMGEAFPELKQQQAHIERVLKTEEEQFAKTLEQGLKILEQDLAELKGNVIPGDVIFKLYDTFGFPMDLTGDIARERELTLDEEGFEREMQAQRERARSASSFGMDYNALVKVDSDTAFLGYQGTSGSGKIIALFQAGKAVDSLSEGEEGVVVLDQTPFYAESGGQIGDCGFLEGAGVRFDVRDTTKAGGAFLHHGVVAKGGLSVGTSVKAEADASVRQATALNHSATHLLHAALRQVLGEHVTQKGSLVDSQRLRFDFSHFEAITAAQLKELEAIVNREVRGNSEVETLETDIETAKAKGAMALFGEKYGDNVRVLSMGGNFSVELCGGTHVKRTGDIGLFKIISESGVAAGVRRIEAVTGAAAFTYLNGAEEQLKEAAALVKGSRDNLLDKLAGVLERNRQLEKELEQLKAKATSAAGNDLAGSAVEIKGIKVLSARLDGLDGKALLAMADQLKNKLGSAVILLGGVQDDKVVLVAGVTQDLTAKLKAGDLMKQAAAAVGGKGGGRPDMAQGGGVDAAALDGALALAVTFAEQGL; this is encoded by the coding sequence ATGAAAAGCGCAGAAATCCGTGAAGCCTTCCTCAGCTTCTTCGAACAGAAGGGACACACCCGTGTCGCCTCCAGCTCCCTGATTCCGGGTAATGACCCGACTCTGCTGTTTACCAACGCAGGGATGAACCAGTTCAAGGATTGCTTTCTTGGTCTGGAGAAGCGCGCCTACACCCGCGCCGCCACCAGCCAGAAGTGCGTGCGCGCCGGCGGTAAGCACAACGACCTGGAAAACGTCGGGTATACCGCGCGTCACCACACCTTCTTTGAAATGCTCGGCAATTTCAGCTTTGGCGACTATTTCAAGCGCGATGCTATTCATTTCGCCTGGGAGTTCCTCACCGGTGACGCGTGGCTGAACCTGCCCAAGGAAAAACTCTGGGTCACGGTCTACGCCACTGACGATGAAGCCTTTGATATCTGGACTCGGGAAGTGGGTGTGCCGGTTGAGCGGATGATCCGCATTGGCGATAACAAGGGCGCGCCATACGCCTCCGACAACTTCTGGACCATGGGTGATACCGGCCCGTGCGGCCCGTGCACCGAGATTTTCTTCGACCACGGCGAGCACATCTGGGGTGGTCCGCCTGGTTCGCCAGAAGAAGACGGCGATCGTTACATCGAAATCTGGAACAACGTGTTTATGCAGTTCAACCGCACTGCAGACGGCGTGTTGCATCCGCTGCCAGCGCCAAGTGTGGATACCGGCATGGGCCTGGAGCGCGTCAGTGCGGTGCTGCAGCACGTTAACTCCAACTACGAGATCGATCTGTTCCAGAGTCTGCTCAATGCGGCGGCCAAGGCCATCGGTTGCAACAACGAAGCACAGGCTTCGCTGAAAGTAGTGGCTGACCACATCCGCTCGTGCGGCTTCCTGATCGCCGATGGCGTGACGCCGTCTAACGAAGGTCGTGGCTACGTGCTGCGCCGCATCATTCGTCGTGCCTGCCGCCACGGTAATAAGCTGGGTGCCACGGGCAGTTTCTTCTACCAGATCGTCGCCGCGTTGGTCGCCGAGATGGGTGAAGCCTTCCCTGAGCTCAAGCAGCAACAAGCGCATATCGAGCGCGTGCTGAAGACTGAAGAAGAGCAGTTCGCCAAAACACTGGAGCAAGGCCTGAAGATTCTCGAACAGGACCTGGCTGAGCTGAAAGGCAATGTGATTCCGGGTGATGTGATCTTCAAGCTCTACGACACCTTCGGTTTCCCGATGGATCTCACCGGCGACATCGCCCGTGAACGCGAGCTGACCTTGGACGAAGAAGGTTTTGAGCGGGAAATGCAGGCGCAGCGTGAGCGCGCCCGTTCCGCTAGCTCCTTCGGCATGGATTACAACGCGCTGGTCAAAGTCGACAGCGACACCGCGTTCCTGGGTTACCAGGGCACCAGCGGCAGCGGCAAAATTATTGCGTTGTTCCAGGCTGGCAAGGCGGTGGATAGCTTGAGTGAAGGCGAAGAGGGCGTTGTGGTACTCGATCAGACGCCTTTCTACGCCGAGTCGGGTGGTCAGATTGGCGACTGCGGTTTCCTTGAAGGTGCTGGTGTGCGCTTTGATGTGCGTGACACCACTAAGGCTGGCGGCGCGTTTCTGCATCATGGCGTTGTAGCCAAAGGCGGGTTGAGTGTTGGCACTTCGGTCAAAGCCGAGGCGGATGCCAGTGTCCGTCAAGCAACAGCGCTGAATCACTCGGCGACCCATTTGCTCCACGCGGCTTTACGTCAGGTGCTCGGCGAGCATGTTACGCAGAAGGGGTCGCTGGTCGACAGTCAGCGCCTGCGCTTCGACTTCAGTCATTTCGAGGCGATTACTGCGGCGCAGCTGAAAGAGCTGGAAGCCATCGTTAACCGCGAAGTGCGCGGCAACAGCGAAGTGGAAACCCTGGAAACCGACATCGAAACGGCCAAGGCTAAAGGTGCCATGGCGCTGTTCGGTGAGAAGTACGGCGACAACGTGCGCGTACTGAGCATGGGCGGTAATTTCTCCGTCGAGCTGTGCGGTGGCACTCATGTAAAGCGTACCGGCGATATCGGCCTGTTCAAGATCATCAGCGAAAGCGGCGTGGCTGCAGGCGTACGCCGCATCGAAGCGGTAACCGGTGCGGCAGCCTTTACCTACCTCAATGGCGCGGAAGAGCAGCTGAAAGAAGCGGCGGCGCTGGTCAAGGGCAGCCGCGATAACCTGCTGGACAAGCTCGCCGGTGTGCTGGAGCGCAACCGTCAGCTGGAAAAAGAACTGGAGCAGCTCAAGGCCAAGGCCACCAGTGCTGCGGGTAATGACCTCGCTGGTTCGGCTGTCGAGATTAAGGGCATCAAGGTGCTGAGCGCGCGTCTCGATGGTCTCGACGGCAAGGCGCTGTTGGCCATGGCTGATCAGCTAAAGAACAAGCTCGGCAGTGCAGTGATTCTGCTCGGCGGCGTGCAGGACGATAAAGTCGTGCTGGTGGCCGGCGTGACGCAGGACCTGACTGCCAAGCTCAAGGCCGGTGATCTGATGAAGCAAGCCGCTGCGGCAGTCGGCGGTAAGGGCGGCGGTCGTCCAGACATGGCCCAAGGCGGTGGCGTCGATGCCGCTGCGCTGGACGGGGCCTTGGCATTGGCCGTCACCTTTGCTGAGCAAGGTCTGTAA